CTTAAGCGGAGTTCGGTATGACCATGCAACAACGCATCGAATCGACGCTCGGGCTGCTGCAGCCCGAGCACCTGCAAGTGCTCGATGAAAGCCACATGCACAGTCGCGGGTTGCAGACGCACTTCAAAGCGGTGGTCGTCAGCCAGCAGTTCGAAGGCCTCAATCGCGTCAAGCGGCACCAGAAAGTCTATGGAACGCTGGGCGAACTGATGGGCGAATTTCATGCGTTGGCGCTGCATACCTACACGCCGGAAGAATGGGCACAGATCGAAACGGCCCCGGCCTCACCGACCTGTGCCGGCGGCAGCAAACACTGATGACCTGCCCTTTGTAGGAGCGAGGCTTGCCCGCGAAGGCGTCCTCAAGATCGCCTTCGCGGGCAAGCCTCGCTCCTACAGAAGCGTTTATTTTTGTTAGACTGCCCAACGCGCCGCTTACCCGGCGCGTTTTTTTTCGCATCCGGTTCACCCCTTACGAGGGTAGCCACCTGGAGAATCACCCATGACACAACAGATTGTCGTGGCGGCACTGTATAAGTTCGTCACTTTGGAAAACTACGTCGAGATGCGCGAGCCATTGCTGCAAGCGATGGTCGACAACGGCATCAAAGGCACCTTGCTGATCGCCGAAGAAGGCATCAACGGCACCGTTTCCGGCAGCCGCGAAGGCATTGACGGGCTGATGGCCTGGCTCAAGAACGACCCACGCATGGACGACATTGACCACAAAGAGTCGTACTGCGAAGACCAGCCGTTCTACCGCACCAAAGTCAAACTTAAGAAAGAAATCGTCACCCTCGGCGTCGAAGGCGTGGACCCGAACAAAGCCGTCGGCACCTATGTCGATCCGCAAAACTGGAACGCCTTGATCAGCGATCCGGAAGTCCTGTTGATCGACACCCGCAACGACTACGAAGTGGCGATCGGCACCTTCGAAGGCGCCATCGATCCGAAAACCACCAGTTTTCGCGAATTCCCCGACTACATCAAAGAACACTTCGACCCGGCCGTGCACAAGAAAGTCGCGATGTTCTGCACCGGCGGCATTCGTTGCGAAAAGGCTTCGAGCTACATGCTCAGCCAGGGTTTCGACGAGGTTTATCACCTCAAGGGCGGCATCCTCAAGTACCTCGAAGAAGTGCCGCAGGAAGAAACCAAATGGCAGGGCGACTGCTTTGTGTTCGACAACCGCGTGACCGTGCGCCATGACCTGAGCGAAGGCGACTACGATCAATGTCATGCCTGTCGTACGCCGATCAGCGCCGAAGACCGCGCATCCGAGCACTATGTGGCTGGCATCAGTTGCCCGCATTGCTGGGATAAGCTGAGCGAGAAAACACGTCGCAGCGCCATCGACCGGCAGAAGCAGATCGAACTGGCCAAGGCACGCAACCTGCCGCACCCGATCGGTTACAACTACAAGCAAACCCCTTCCGAGGCTTGAATCCATGTCTGCCCGCCGCCTGCTCTACGTGATGGACCCGATGTGTTCATGGTGCTGGGGCTTCGCGCCGGTGGCCGAAGCGCTGGTCGAACAGGCGCAGGCAGCAGGGGTGGAATTGCACTTGGTGGTCGGCGGTTTGCGCACCGGCAGCGGCTCGGCGCTGGAGCCGACCACTCGGCGCTACATTCTTGAGCACTGGCAAGCGGTCACCGAGGCCACAGGCCAGCCGTTCAAACGCGAGGGCGCATTGCCCGACGGATTTGTCTACGACACCGAACCGGCGTGCCGCGCCGTGGTGACTGCGCGCAGTCTGGCGCCCGATTGCGCGTGGAAACTGCTGGGGCTGATCCAGCACGCTTTTTACGCCGAAGGTCGCGACGTCACCCACGCCAGTGTGCTGGTGGAATTGGCCGAACAGGCTGGCGTACCGCGCATCGAATTCGCCGCCGCGTTCGACCGCGCCGACCAACACGCCGCCACCGCCGCCGATTTCACCTGGGTGCAGGACTTGGGCATCGCCGGTTTCCCGACCTTGCTCGCCGAGCGCGATGGCCAACTGGCGTTGCTGACCAACGGCTATCAACCCTTGAGCGAACTGTCGCCGCTGCTCGGCCGCTGGCTGGAGCGCGCCGCCTGTGCCTGATGTGCCTAATGGCTTGCCCGATGATGCGCTGGCGCCCAAGCATGTCGATCGACTGAGCTGGGCGGAAATTCGCCGACTGGCCTTGCAGCACAAAAAAGCCTTGTGGATCGCCAACGGTGTCGCCGTGCTGGCGACTTTGTGCAGCGTGCCGATCCCGCTGCTACTGCCGTTGCTGGTAGACGAGGTGCTGCTCGGTCACGGTGATTCGGCGCTGAAAGTCATGAACCACGCCTTGCCCGACGCCTGGCAGAAAGCCGCCGGTTACATCGGTTTGATGTTGCTGGTGACCTTCGTCCTGCGCTGCGGCGCGTTGCTGTTCAACGTGGTGCAGGCAAAACTGTTTGCCGGGCTGGCCAAGGACATCGTCTACCGCATCCGCGTGCGCCTGATCGAGCGACTAAAGCGAATTTCCCTCGGCGAATACGAAAGCCTCGGCAGCGGCACGGTGACCACGCACCTGGTTACCGACCTCGACACGTTGGACAAATTTGTCGGCGAAACCCTCAGTCGTTTCCTCGTGGCGATGCTGACGCTGGTCGGCACCGCGAGCATTCTGATGTGGATGCACTGGAAACTGGCGCTGCTGATCATGCTGTTCAACCCGTTGGTGATCTACGCCACGGTGCAGTTGGGCAAACGCGTCAAACACCTGAAGAAACTCGAGAACGACAGCACTTCGCGTTTCACCCAGGCCCTCACCGAAACCCTCGATTCGATTCAGGAAGTGCGCGCCGGCAACCGTCAGGGGTTTTTCCTCGGGCGCCTCGGCCAGCGTGCCCGCGAAGTGCGCGATTACGCGGTGACCTCGCAGTGGAAAACCGACGCGTCGAACCGCG
The window above is part of the Pseudomonas prosekii genome. Proteins encoded here:
- a CDS encoding DsbA family protein; this translates as MCSWCWGFAPVAEALVEQAQAAGVELHLVVGGLRTGSGSALEPTTRRYILEHWQAVTEATGQPFKREGALPDGFVYDTEPACRAVVTARSLAPDCAWKLLGLIQHAFYAEGRDVTHASVLVELAEQAGVPRIEFAAAFDRADQHAATAADFTWVQDLGIAGFPTLLAERDGQLALLTNGYQPLSELSPLLGRWLERAACA
- a CDS encoding BolA family protein; translation: MTMQQRIESTLGLLQPEHLQVLDESHMHSRGLQTHFKAVVVSQQFEGLNRVKRHQKVYGTLGELMGEFHALALHTYTPEEWAQIETAPASPTCAGGSKH
- the trhO gene encoding oxygen-dependent tRNA uridine(34) hydroxylase TrhO; its protein translation is MTQQIVVAALYKFVTLENYVEMREPLLQAMVDNGIKGTLLIAEEGINGTVSGSREGIDGLMAWLKNDPRMDDIDHKESYCEDQPFYRTKVKLKKEIVTLGVEGVDPNKAVGTYVDPQNWNALISDPEVLLIDTRNDYEVAIGTFEGAIDPKTTSFREFPDYIKEHFDPAVHKKVAMFCTGGIRCEKASSYMLSQGFDEVYHLKGGILKYLEEVPQEETKWQGDCFVFDNRVTVRHDLSEGDYDQCHACRTPISAEDRASEHYVAGISCPHCWDKLSEKTRRSAIDRQKQIELAKARNLPHPIGYNYKQTPSEA